GAGTATCGATGTATGTGCCCCAGCCAGTTGGAAGAGAACTAGGATCCGGTCTGGCGCTGCGGTCGGGCCAACTACCCGAGCAAAGCAGGATATCCATCCAGGAACAGCACAAACAAGAAGGAAGAAACACAGCAGGAAATCATAGTTTCCATCAAATTCAGAAAACTAAGTGACGTTTAGATCAATATGGCATGATACAAAATGTAATGTAATTAACATGCAAACTCACTTCAAAATCATCGAGATGCTTTGTAGCATCAGTGGAGATGTTTGCCACAATTGTATTTGAAGCTTTCCTCAACCACTTAAGTATTCGACTCTCAGTTGATGCTGGATAAGAAGTTCAGGGAATAAGATATCATCATGAATATTTAGTAACTTGACTTCAATAAATCCTGCATTTCTCATTTATTAATCCAATTAATGCATACAATATACATGTTGGTGAATTGTTTTGATTGCTAAAAGAAGTATCGCATATATCTCCGAATCAGTAATATAAATTGTACTATTACTAAATTAGCGCAGCTAAAAAATAGATTAAATTATATGCATGAAAATGCTAATGGTTTAAATTCTCTAGCTTCTGTTGTTGAGATAATAGCTCTGTTCTCTTTACTGTTGAAGCTTCTTCATGATACACGAGATAAACCTGTATCTAAAGAAACTGAGTTGGGATCTCTTTTGGTCTGGCATCGATTGGAGGGAATGACTGGAGCATGAATTAGTTGAGGAGATAGCAACCCTTTTTGCGAGGGAGGGGACAGAAAACCTTGACACAACAAGGATCTCATGATTGTTATTGGCTAACTTCAAAGTTCAAAGAAAGTGCCGAGAGCTTCAGATTCTCCAATCATAATTAAGAAGCATTGTTACTATACACACATATACCCTTGTCACAGACATGCCACCCTTATTCCTTCAATACCACATTATGCCATGATATCAAGCATCTGACTTAAAATCAGTAAACTCATGTGGGAGTTATTTCGCAAACAGTGTGAGATTTGAGTTTTACTCAGAGATGAAAACATTCTGGATTGATTGGAGGCCTATTGATGACACCGACTGCTCCTTTTACCGCGGCATCAACAAAATCGCATATCACTTTATAAGTGCTCTGCCTCGCAATATCCTAAAATATCCCGTCTATAGCTGACAAAGAGTGAATGCCATACACCAACAACCATGATCAGGAAGGTAAACAGAAGCAACAACAATCAAAAATCCTGACATTACCTACTGCCCCAACAATTTAACTTCATGTTGGATCCATAACAGAGAGGAGAGACGAGCGTCGAGTTGTACATGAGGCGTGCATGCGACCAAGGGCACACACAAATGGATCAACTGGCGACACCTCTGCTGCTCATGCGGCATGTGTCCATTGCAGCATCCATCTTCTTCACGGCATCAAAGACGAGAACGAGAGAGGTGGCCGCTTGGCCAGCGAGCCAGCCCCCGCACCCTTCACCGACCTGGCTCGACCTCGTCTTCCACCACATCCTCATCAGCAGCGCCTTCCCCTCCCTGACCCAACACCAGCATCCCCCGCCGACCCGTCCCTAGACGGCGACGGTGACTCCGGCGGCTCTTAGTACATCTGTTCCACCCAAAATGGGAATGGGCGCTAGGGTTATACACTTATAATCATGGCATGTGTGCCCCGTTGGCACCGGATCTCCTCCATCGAACTTCCTTCCGGTGGCAGCTGCAAGCCACATGctccttcttcttcagaggagaAGAAGAGTGGACGATGCATGGTTTGAGCTCGGCTAGGAGAGGGGAACGGGTAGGAGAATGTGCCGGAGAAGTAGcggaggcagaggcggcggcgcagaAATGCGAGAGATCAATGCGGATGCGGATGCGGATGCGGACGTGGCGATGGTTGCATGATAGAGGCGAAATAGGAAGAGATGAGGTTTGCTTCTTGTGGAAGGGAAAGCAGGGGAGGTGTTATCTGGACACCAACGAATTTTTTTCCTCCTCTGGCGTGGATGTAGCGACAACGAATCAGAACAACCAATCAAAACACGCACTACACAACAGCCAAAGGACCAATTGCAACTCGAGCCGGATAAATTGTTCCTAAGCCAACGTGTCTAGCACGAGAAGACGACCATATCACACATCTtattgtgtttgattgcaatgcgTTACTAATTCTTCTTGTTTCATGTTTACTGGTGTTTCTTACAATGCGTTTTGCTCCTCTTCAGAGAAAAATATTATGTGTTTACTAGCTCTTCTTGTTTTTTTACTGAAATGTCTACATTAAATATGGTAAGGAAATAACCTCATACATCTATAAAAGGGACAGACGTTAACAAGCCCCTCTCGTTGCTCCTCCCAGGTGACACCAAAGGGAAACCAAACCGGAAACCCTAGTGCGGCCGCTGCCGTTAGCGTCTTCGCCACGGTGGTGATAGTCCCCCCACCAATGGTGCCAGGGATCATGTTCCCTCTGTCATTCACGATCGACCGGTCATTGGGAGTGGCAGCAGTCGACTCATCAGCGGGGCGCATATCCAGCACCCCTACATAATCTTGTAACATTAGTCTAAGAGTGGAGTGGGATATACAACTAGCTAGTGAGATACAAATGCAATTAAAAAGTCATTTACTTTCAGAATATTCCATACCAAGATGACCTCATTTACACTCGGGCATGAACAGCAAATtataaaaaagaaaatgaaaactttagGCATCCAAGATGCTCATGTGCGCAAGGTTCATGCAAATTTTTGTGGTGTTTGGACATCTGAGAAGCTCATGCCAAAAAAACAAATTTTGGGTGTGTGAGAAACTTTGAAAAAACTATTGAAGCCGATATTTCCTCCGCGCAACTGTGTATCGGACGCCGCATGGAGGAGGAGTTGGTGCCGCCACCGTGCAGCATCTAGCGCGGCAAGGTATTGAAGGACTAGGTGCCCCCGGCGATCTGTGGAGGAGAAAGCAGCCAAGGAGGTAGCGTGTAGGGAGTGGCGCACCGAGCAGCATTCAAGAAGTCCGTTGTCGTGCTGGCCTCGGTCCTCACGGAGGCCTAGGTCCACGATTAATCGGTGACCACCACGGAGACGTCTCCGCGGTGACAGTGCCACCTCGACGGAGAGCTCGCTAGGATTGAAGGAGTTGTCGCTCAACGATACCTCTGCTGCCACCGACAAGGGCAAGGGCATGGCTCCCTGGCCAGATTCGGCGTTGGCCGAGGCAGCCCTCCGCACGGTGCAAAATGTAGCAAAGCGGCTCCTCCACGAGCGTCTCGCAGCGGCTGGGACCACTCCGATGACAACGACGACGACACGACCAACGACGGAGGTGCCACCGGCCATCCCAGCCAGATGTACAAGGCCACCGTCCGCTACAAGTTAATTTAGCCTCTATTAGTCcgatttatgtgaaatatatcagACCTTCGTTACGTTTGCATGAATTATGTttgaatatatttttattttagatGGATGTTTACTTTAAGTGTTGAATAGCCGGACGTGTCAGCAGAAGTGTTGAAATGTCTCGACAACAAAAAGAGCAGAAGTGTTGAATAGCCGGACGTGTCAGCAGACAAATATTATTATGTCCGTTTTGGGGCCGTGACTGAGTAGGGGCCGCGACCCACGATGTAGCAATTGGAGtctactagcacaaatgcccgtgcgttgcaacggggattTTTTTTTTAAACTTAGTGAAAATTGTATATGCAAACAACATTCGTCAAACAGACAAGATGCTTAGTTGTTGCTGAAGTTGATCCCCGTCCTCGGGTGATGCATTTGTCCCAGCAAGTTATAGTCAGCTTGACTATAATTTCTTCTATATAGACAAAATGTATGTGATGATTACATTTCTGTTGAACCACATGTTGAATTAGAGATTGATTTGTAAAATAGAAGCTAAATGTACAAATCTTAGTCACAAATGATATAGAAGATGCAAGGACTATACTTCAACAGATTACGAGATATTGGTTAATTGTCTAAACCTTTTGAGGGAGAGGGAAAGAAGATGCAAGTGAAGTAACACAATTTCTTGAGCAAATATCCAAAGCAAATCAATATCAGAAAGTCGTGATGAGGGTCTTCGCAGCATGCTAGATGAAAATACTTGCATCACTATAATTGTTCCCTATAAATTCAACCACGCGGCCCACTATGTTTCCTCTTAAATTAGTTGCAACTATGAGACGTGTCATTTGATGGGACGCAGAGTTTGTCAACCCCaactcaaatgagctcgggtgaacagtacaataataataaaaaaactGAATTTTTTCTATGATAAAGATTGACAAATGTTTTGAGTATTCGTCATGGAATCACATTCCAGGAAGGCGCGGAAAAAACCGATACTCCAAAAATGCTACTTTCGAAAACATTTTGGAGCAATgattttttttttgccacgacttcaaCAAATctgatttcatgatgaaatattGCAAGCTCttagaacatttttcaaaatttcctATAAAAAAATTATATTTTCTTGAACTTCTTTTCAATATATTTTTATTTACTGCTCAtgccgagctcatttgagctcgggtgtaGAAGAGGAATTTCACATTTGATGTTATTTCTAAGCAAACAAATCGCCTACGCATAATTGACCAGATATAGATGCTTGTGAGATACGACATCAAGTTGCATGTGTTACCTTTATTTCCATGTAAGGACAGTTTCTTATAGGCCTTGTATAACAGAAGCTTGTGAAATACCACTAAGTGTTGCATCTGCTACCTTTTTTTTGCATTAGGTCATGTACTGCAAAGTCCTATTCTATTCTAAATCTTGCGAGTTACAAAGGTACCATCCTAAAACCATCAGCAAGCTCTGGACCTGAATCACTTGAAGTTAAGTGTTATAATCTCCCAGAAGAAAATATGCATAAATATTTTGCATAAAACAAAAAAGATAGCTCCATTAAATAATAATTACATACGCACTTGGTGTTCAGAGCTATAAGCCTCCTTTGTGTCTGAAACCCTCGACAACCTTCCGTGCAATAGGATTTGGGTTCTTTTGAAAATCACTTGGGAAGTTGAGGTTCAGTCTCAATACAACCTGCAACACAAATCACTTGGAGAGTTGAGGTTCAGTCTCAACACAACCTGCAGCACAAATTTAAACCCCAAATTCAGAAGCACTATTCctccaatttttatttttattttggctTTCTATGTCATGAAATTATAGTACACAGATGAATTTGCATAACAATGAGAATAATCAGCATGGATTTCACATCTCTGACTAATCTGTAAAACAACTGAGCACATAATATACAACACAAAGAGATGAAAGGAACGCCATATCATCAGTTCTCTCCACTCCAATGAAAAGATAACACAAAAGTACTGAAAAAGCATAGCAGAAACGCTGCAATGCAAACGGAGGTGAGGTGCTGATGTGCTGACGAGAACTAATAACAGGAATCAAGAACAGAGGGTTCCGCTGTTACCCCGACCATGGTGTGCGTTAGTTGGTTTACCTCTAAGAGTGCATGCAGTCGTTGGTTGTCGACGGCTGAAGCATCACTGGACGGCGGGGAACCGAGATGAGAAACAATAGGAGAAGGTGGCCGCACGACCTGAGAGTGCGTCCTCCTGCTTCGCGTTGGCGAAGCCTCCACCAAGTCCACCTCCTCGCCCAGGAGATGAGGACGACCCCGTGGTCCTTTCCCCTCTCTCGTGGCTCTGTTTTCCCCTCTGCCTCGCTCGATCTCGAGCTTCTCCGAGAGCACCAGTGCACGCCTCACACCATTAGCGTAGCCACCGCCAGCATCTCGGTGcaccgacgtgtccacgagctccgccacgactcGCGCGCCCTCTCCGAGGAAGATCATGAGCCGGGACAACGCAAGACGACCGAATCGACCGCGTCTTcaacctcggacccgccggccgcCATGGTCGATTTCATCACCTTTCGAGCACCTCCGACCCCGCTGACCTGCTCTTCCACATCCCCGTGAGCTGCTCTTCCTCTACCCTCATCCCTACGGCTTGCGTCCCGCTCAGCAGTGGCTTTGACGCCGGCGAAGTCCTCGCTCCCGGCGCCTCCATTTTCTCGTCCTTCGTCTCCGCGCGCACCTCCCGCCTCGCTGCCGCCGCCTGATGCGGCCCCCGAGCGCAGCGCGGCCTCTCCGCCACGGCCTCCGCCCCCGCCTCTccactttcttcttcttcattcCATTCGCGCCTCCCGCCTCGCTACCGCCGCCTGATGCGGTGCCCGAGCGCAGTGGCGCctccccgccatggccgccgccccttgcAAGCCTGCGC
The window above is part of the Triticum aestivum cultivar Chinese Spring chromosome 2A, IWGSC CS RefSeq v2.1, whole genome shotgun sequence genome. Proteins encoded here:
- the LOC123184624 gene encoding uncharacterized protein isoform X1, coding for MIFLGEGARVVAELVDTSVHRDAGGGYANGVRRALVLSEKLEIERGRGENRATREGKGPRGRPHLLGEEVDLVEASPTRSRRTHSQVVRPPSPIVSHLGSPPSSDASAVDNQRLHALLEVVLRLNLNFPSDFQKNPNPIARKVVEGFRHKGGL
- the LOC123184624 gene encoding uncharacterized protein isoform X2, which encodes MIFLGEGARVVAELVDTSVHRDAGGGYANGVRRALVLSEKLEIERGRGENRATREGKGPRGRPHLLGEEVDLVEASPTRSRRTHSQVVRPPSPIVSHLGSPPSSDASAVDNQRLHALLEVVLRLNLNSPSDLCCRLY